From Panicum hallii strain FIL2 chromosome 2, PHallii_v3.1, whole genome shotgun sequence, a single genomic window includes:
- the LOC112879915 gene encoding probable aquaporin TIP1-2, translating into MPVSRIAVGAPGELSHPDTAKAAVSEFISMLIFIFAGSGSGMAFSKLTAGGATTPAGLIAASLAYTLALIVAVSVGANISGGHVNPAVTFGAFVGGNITLFKAVVYWVAQLLGSVVACLLLKIATGGAAVGALSLSAGVGAWNAVVFEIVMTFGLVYTVYATAVDPKKGDLGVIAPIAIGFIVGANILAGGAFDGAAMNPAVAFGPAVVTGVWENHWVYWLGSFVGAAIAALVYDIIFIGQRPHDQLLTTDY; encoded by the exons ATGCCGGTGAGCAGGATCGCCGTGGGCGCTCCGGGCGAGCTGTCGCACCCCGACACCGCCAAGGCCGCCGTCTCCGAGTTCATCTCCATGCTCATCTTCATCTTCGCCGGCTCCGGATCCGGCATGGCCTTCA GCAAGCTcaccgccggcggcgccaccactCCCGCTGGCCTCATCGCCGCATCTCTGGCGTACACCCTGGCCCTCATCGTCGCCGTCTCCGTCGGCGCCAACATCTCCGGCGGCCACGTCAACCCGGCCGTCACGTTCGGCGCCTTCGTGGGCGGCAACATCACCCTCTTCAAGGCCGTCGTCTACTGGGTGGCGCAGCTGCTCGGCTCCGTCGTGGCCTGCCTTCTCCTCAAGATTGCCACCGGCGGGGCGGCCGTGGGCGCCTTATCGCTGTCCGCCGGCGTGGGCGCCTGGAACGCCGTCGTCTTCGAGATCGTCATGACCTTCGGCCTCGTCTACACCGTGTACGCCACCGCCGTGGACCCCAAGAAGGGCGACCTCGGCGTCATCGCGCCCATCGCCATCGGCTTCATCGTCGGAGCCAACATCCTCGCCGGCGGCGCATTCGACGGCGCCGCCATGAACCCTGCCGTGGCCTTCGGCCCGGCCGTCGTCACCGGCGTCTGGGAGAACCACTGGGTGTACTGGCTTGGCTCCTTCGTGGGCGCCGCCATCGCAGCGCTCGTCTACGATATCATCTTCATCGGACAGCGCCCGCACGACCAGCTGCTCACCACCGACTACTGA